A portion of the Nycticebus coucang isolate mNycCou1 unplaced genomic scaffold, mNycCou1.pri scaffold_49, whole genome shotgun sequence genome contains these proteins:
- the LOC128579373 gene encoding LOW QUALITY PROTEIN: ski-like protein (The sequence of the model RefSeq protein was modified relative to this genomic sequence to represent the inferred CDS: inserted 2 bases in 1 codon), with translation MENLQTNFSLVQGSNKKLNGMGDDGSPPAKKMMTDIRANGRVITKVPVVKEERLDDCAQSPREPXRACASVPEPFSLNPSLKHTLAQFHLSSQSSLGGPAAFSAHCSQESMSPTVFLPLPSPQVLPGPLLIPPDSSTELTQTVLEGESISCFQVGGEKRLCLPQVLNSVLREFTLQQINTVCDELYIYCSRCTSDQLHILKVLGILPFTAPSCGLITLTDAQRLCNALLRPRTFPQNGSILPAKNSLAQLKETGSAFEVEHECLGKCQGLFAPQFYVQPDAPCIQCLECCGLFAPETFVMHSHRSPDKRTCHWGFESAKWHCYLHVNQKYLGTPEEKKLKIILEEMKEKFSLRNGKRNQSKTDAPPGMEVQSWCPVIKQEGDHAPQTHSFLHPSYYLYMCDKVVAPNVSLTSAVSQSKEITKAEASKSTSRQADKPYGSSKHQKTASYPDVSLEEQEKMDLKSSREFCSHLDSSNSNNSTSKKKSESAAPSTACNFVRDLSATASSPLLVRDVTCEDDKGKIMEEVMRTYVKQQEKLHSILQKKQQLQMQVEMLGSSRAMKELTEEQQNLQRELESLQNEHAQRMEEFYVEQKDLEKKSKQVMKQKCSCDSNLEKDKEAEYAAQLAELRQRLDHAEADRQELQDELRQEREARQKLEMMIKELKLQILKSSKTAKE, from the exons ATGGAAAACCTACAGACTAATTTCTCCTTGGTTCAAGGCTCAAATAAAAAACTGAATGGGATGGGAGATGATGGCAGCCCTCCAGCAAAGAAAATGATGACAGACATTCGTGCAAATGGAAGAGTGATCACCAAGGTGCCGGTGGTTAAGGAGGAGCGCTTGGATGACTGTGCACAGAGTCCCAGGGAGCC GCGTGCCTGTGCGTCTGTGCCCGAGCCTTTCAGTCTGAATCCCAGTTTGAAGCATACATTGGCACAGTTCCACCTGAGCAGTCAGAGCTCCCTGGGTGGACCAGCGGCATTCTCCGCCCACTGTTCCCAAGAAAGCATGTCACCCACTGTgttcctgcctctgccctcccctcaggtTCTCCCTGGCCCTCTGCTCATCCCTCCCGACAGTTCCACAGAGCTCACCCAGACCGTGCTGGAAGGGGAGTCTATTTCTTGTTTTCAAGTTGGAGGAGAAAAGAGACTCTGTTTGCCCCAAGTCTTAAACTCTGTTCTCCGAGAATTTACACTCCAGCAAATAAATACAGTGTGTGATGAGTTGTACATATACTGCTCCAGGTGTACTTCAGATCAGCTCCACATCTTGAAGGTCCTGGGAATCCTCCCATTCACCGCCCCATCCTGTGGGCTGATCACCTTAACTGATGCACAGAGATTATGTAACGCTTTGTTGCGGCCGAGAACTTTTCCTCAAAATGGTAGCATACTTCCTGCTAAAAACTCTTTGGCCCAGTTAAAGGAAACTGGCAGTGCCTTTGAAGTGGAGCATGAGTGTCTGGGCAAATGTCAGGGTCTGTTTGCACCCCAGTTTTATGTTCAGCCTGACGCTCCGTGTATCCAGTGTCTGGAGTGCTGCGGGTTGTTCGCGCCTGAGACCTTCGTGATGCATTCCCACAGGTCACCTGACAAGAGAACTTGCCACTGGGGCTTTGAATCGGCCAAATGGCATTGTTATCTTCACGTGAACCAAAAATACTTAGGGACAcctgaagaaaagaaactaaagataattttggaagaaatgaaggagaaatttagCCTGAGAAATGGGAAGAGAAATCAATCCAAGACGGACGCGCCACCAGGGATGGAGGTGCAGTCATGGTGCCCTGTGATAAAGCAGGAAGGTGACCACGCTCCTCAGACACATTCATTTTTACACCCCAGTTACTACTTATACATGTGTGATAAAGTGGTTGCCCCAAACGTGTCACTTACTTCTGCTGTGTCCCAGTCTAAAGAGATCACCAAGGCAGAGGCAAGTAAGTCCACGTCCAGACAGGCAGACAAGCCTTACGGTAGCAGTAAGCATCAGAAAACAGCATCTTATCCAGATGTCTCACTTGAGGAGCAGGAGAAAATGGATTTAAAATCAAGCAGAGAATTTTGTAGCCATTTAGACTCATCAAACTCAAATAATTCTACAAGTAAAAAAAAGTCTGAgtcggcggcgcct tcGACTGCTTGCAACTTTGTCAGAGACCTGAGTGCTACAGCTTCCTCCCCACTGCTTGTCAGAGACGTCACTTGTGAGGATGATAAGGGAAAAATCATGGAAGAAGTAATGAGAACTTAcgtaaaacaacaagaaaaactgCACTCAATTTTGCAAAAAAAGCAACAACTTCAGATGCAAGTGGAGATGTTGGGCAGCTCACGGGCTATGAAGGAGCTGACTGAAGAGCAGCAGAATTTGCAGAGAGAGCTCGAATCTTTGCAGAATGAACATGCTCAAAGAATGGAAGAATTTTATGTTGAACAGAAAGATTTAGAGAAAAAATCGAAACAAGTAATGAAGCAAAAATGCTCCTGTGACTCGAATTTGGAAAAAGATAAGGAGGCGGAGTACGCAGCCCAGTTGGCGGAGCTGAGGCAGAGACTGGACCACGCTGAGGCCGACAGGCAGGAACTCCAGGACGAGCTCAGACAGGAGCGGGAGGCAAGACAGAAGTTAGAGATGATGATAAAGGAGCTCAAGCTGCAAATCCTGAAATCATCAAAGACTGCTAAAGAGTAG